One stretch of Tachysurus fulvidraco isolate hzauxx_2018 chromosome 12, HZAU_PFXX_2.0, whole genome shotgun sequence DNA includes these proteins:
- the LOC125146042 gene encoding TBC1 domain family member 12-like — MMAGAKRRELKEAQRKKKQMKERHRQEESIARAVVVWNTEILPNWENMRNTRRVRDLWWQGLPPSIRGKIWSLAIGNELNITPELYEIFLSRAKEKWRSFSETGSLSESEDCGVDKESSLDLIKLDIFRTFPSLFIFQKGGPYHDVLHNVLGAYTCYRPDVGYVQGMSFIAAVLILNLEEADAFIAFANLLNKPCQMAFFRVDHDLMLKYFAAFEVFFEENLPKLFQHFQSNSLTPDFYLIDWIFTLYSKPLPLDVACRVWDLFCRDGEEALFRTALGILRLYQDVLLQMDFIHSAQFLSRLLQNTPAHTLFTCIANTHMISNNRRWNQVFSALMKDGPKEADKTGSPALRS, encoded by the exons ATGATGGCAGGAGCcaagaggagag AGCTGAAGGAGGCTCAGCGGAAAAAGAAGCAGATGAAGGAGAGACACCGGCAGGAGGAGAGCATCGCCCGAGCTGTGGTGGTGTGGAACACTGAGATCCTGCCCAACTGGGAGAACAT GAGGAACACGCGGCGTGTGCGGGACCTGTGGTGGCAGGGCCTCCCACCCAGTATCCGTGGCAAAATCTGGAGCCTCGCCATCGGAAACGAGCTCAACATCACCCCCG AACTGTATGAAATCTTTCTGTCCCGAGCGAAAGAGAAGTGGCGCAGTTTCTCTGAGACAGGATCACTGAGTGAGAGTGAAG ACTGTGGTGTCGATAAGGAGTCGAGTCTGGACCTGATTAAACTGGACATTTTCCGGACTTTCCCCTCGCTCTTTATATTCCAGAAG GGTGGGCCGTATCACGATGTTCTACATAATGTCCTGGGTGCATACACCTGTTACAGACCTGATGTAGGATAT gtacAGGGAATGTCCTTCATAGCTGCTGTTCTTATTCTGAACCTCGAGGAAGCCGACGCCTTTATTGCCTTTGCAAACCTCCTCAACAAACCATGTCAAATGGCCTTCTTTAGGGTGGACCATGAcctg ATGTTGAAGTATTTTGCAGCGTTTGAGGTTTTCTTTGAGGAGAATCTCCCTAAATTATTCCAGCACTTTCAGAGCAACAGTCTGACTCCAGATTTTTACCTCATAGACTG gatctTTACGTTGTACAGTAAGCCGTTGCCACTGGACGTGGCATGTCGTGTGTGGGATTTGTTTTGCCGTGACGGGGAGGAAGCTCTGTTCCGCACAGCCTTGGGAATCCTGCGCCTTTATCAGGACGTCCTGCTGCAGATGGACTTCATCCACAGTGCCCAGTTCCTGTCCCGCCTCCTGCAGAAcaccccagcacacacactcttcacctgcatcgctaacacacacatgatcagcAACAACCGTCGCTGGAACCAG GTGTTTTCAGCTCTGATGAAAGATGGACCTAAAGAAGCTGATAAAACAGGAAGTCCTGCGTTAAGAAGCTAA
- the LOC113637060 gene encoding kinesin-like protein KIF11 isoform X2 — MLLVYITLAGIIPRTLHQIFEKLTTNGTEFTVMVSLLEIYNEELFDLLSPSPGVTEGLQLFDDPRNKGGVIVQGLEEITVHNKNEVYQVPEIGSAKRKTAATLMNASSSWSR, encoded by the exons ATGCTGTTGGTTTACATTACTCTGGCTGGTATCATCCCTCGTACTCTTCACCAGATCTTCGAGAAGCTGACCACAAATGGCACAGAGTTCACTGTGATGGTTTCCCTGCTGGAGATTTATAACGAAGAGCTgtttgacctgctcagtccctCGCCGGGTGTCACAGAGGGGCTGCAGCTGTTTGACGACCCCAGAAACAAG GGAGGTGTTATCGTTCAGGGACTGGAGGAGATAACGGTGCATAACAAGAACGAGGTCTatcaggtccctgagataggaTCAGCCAAGAGGAAGACTGCAGCCACGCTGATGAACGCATCATCCAG TTGGAGCAggtga
- the LOC113637060 gene encoding kinesin-like protein KIF11-B isoform X1, whose protein sequence is MSHLNTFLEELVKIGKLNLVDLASTENISRSGAVGKHFCEAVNINQSLLTLGRVITALVEGDSHVPYCDSKLTLILQDSLGGCTKTSIIATVYPASINLEETLSTLDYVNRAKSLK, encoded by the exons ATGTCtcatttaaacacttttttagaGGAGCTAGTGAAGATTGGAAAACTGAACCTG GTGGATCTTGCAAGTACTGAGAACATCAGTCGctctggagcagtgggcaagCACTTTTGTGAGGCAGTAAACATCAACCAGTCACTGCTGACGCTTGGTCGTGTGATCACAGCTCTGGTGGAAGGCGATTCCCATGTGCCTTACTGTGATTCCAAGCTTACCCTTATCCTTCAGGACTCACTGGGTGGATGCACCAAGACCTCCATCATCGCCACAGTCTATCCAGCTTCCATCAACTTAGAG GAGACTCTCAGTACACTGGATTATGTAAACAGGGCAAAAAGCCTGAAGTGA